Part of the Deltaproteobacteria bacterium genome is shown below.
GCGCCGCGACGCTCGCCCCCACATGGTACAGGAGGACCATGGCCAAGACCGAGATCCCGATCATCAGGCGTAAGACGTTCAGGCGACCGAGGTGGTCGGACATCCACCCCGAGAGGATCCGGCCTGATGCATTACCGGCTGCCCCGACGAAGATCGCCGTCGTCGCCACCGTGAGCGAGTGCCCTTGCTTTTGAGCGAACGGAACGAGCTGGCTGATTACCATTAGGCCCGACGCCGTGCCGAGAGCGTAAGCCAGCCACAGGAAGTGGAAGCCGCGCGTCTTGGCCACCTCGGACGGGGTGTAATCATATTGCGTGGCGGCGGCCTTGGTCCCCGAGGCCGGCTCCCAGCCAGCTGGCTTGTAGCCCGGTTTCGGATTCTGCAGAAGCCACGTAGCGATCATCCCCATGACGAAGAAGATGATCCCGAAGGCAAAGAAGGTGGTCCGCCACCCGTACGTGGGGATCAGCCAGTTGCCCCCCATAGGGCCGAAGATCGCCGATCCCCCCCCATATCCCGCGACGGCCAACCCGACTGCGAGGCCCCGCTTGTCGGGGAACCACTTGGACATGACGGGGATCGGGGTTGCGTAGCCGAAGCCCTGGCCGGTGGCCGCCACGACGCCCAGCCAGAACACGATCCAGCCGATGCTGGTCGTGTAGCCGGCCATGAAGAATCCGACCGCGTTCAGGGTGGCGCCGATGAACGACACACGCGTCGGCCCCAATTTGTCCTGCATCCGCCCGCCTATGACGAAGGTGATCCCGAATACCGCGACCAAGACCATGAATATGACCGAAACGTCCGCCCGCGTCCATCCGAACTCCTTCTGGATCGGCAAAACAAAAATACTCCATGCATACACGGCGCCGAGGGCGAGGTTCATCGAGAGCCCCCCCACGATGCGCCACCACCGGTTCAATCCCGTCTGCCCATCCATGGC
Proteins encoded:
- a CDS encoding OFA family MFS transporter encodes the protein AMDGQTGLNRWWRIVGGLSMNLALGAVYAWSIFVLPIQKEFGWTRADVSVIFMVLVAVFGITFVIGGRMQDKLGPTRVSFIGATLNAVGFFMAGYTTSIGWIVFWLGVVAATGQGFGYATPIPVMSKWFPDKRGLAVGLAVAGYGGGSAIFGPMGGNWLIPTYGWRTTFFAFGIIFFVMGMIATWLLQNPKPGYKPAGWEPASGTKAAATQYDYTPSEVAKTRGFHFLWLAYALGTASGLMVISQLVPFAQKQGHSLTVATTAIFVGAAGNASGRILSGWMSDHLGRLNVLRLMIGISVLAMVLLYHVGASVAALYFLVFAVYWCYGTQLSVNASTAADFWGTKNVGVNYGLLFTAWGVAGLIGPRIGARMFDIYGNYQYAFYTGALICLIALGFEMLARRPAEARVVPAKATA